The window GAGTCAATCTCCAGACTTTGTCCAAGACTCTCTGATCCAATCAGTTTTGTAATCAAGGATATCTTACTGTTTTATAAGCTCATTACAGTCCTTACCTCAGCTTCCTCGAGCTGGAAGGGGAAGGACACAGACTCTAGTTTGCTTTACATTTTCCTGCAGAGTAAGCAGGACTTTTGTATATTTGAACAGgaaagtaaaactaaaatgacatgTTCCTTTACAGACAGCCAGGTCAGTTTAATCCCTTTTAACTAAGTTTGTATTGAGCCCCAGATGAAGTACTAGTTACCCACTCATTAGCATTTAATCAGCCCAGCACACTTGGTGTGAGCTTTGTCAGTGTGAGttctattgatgcaaaaatacacGGGGCATAAGATGACAACTTCGTATCAGGGGTGTGAGTGTGATCCTGGTAATGTGTATGTGCGTGATGTGTATATATGGGCATAGCacgcatggaggtcagaggaacagCTTGTGgagttccttctctcattccACTGCATGTGGGTTCTAGAAATCAACCTCAGGTTGCCAGACTCACTGAAGGGCATGTCTGGTGGAGGCTGTCCCTCTTTTACTCACCGCTTTACTCAGCAAAGGTTTACTGGCCACCACACCTCTCCCACGCTCATGGGGAGTCTGACCTGAGCAGTGAGGCTGCCTGGGTTCCTGTCTTCGGACCCtgttctagctgtgtgacctcaTGTGTGTGACTTAATGTTTCTAGGCTTTGATTATCAAAGCCATCATAACCTCTGTGGGGTAGGAAGGGTTAAAGAAGTGGTACAGAATTCCCAGCATTGCTTGTGGCAAATAGCAAGTATCCAGGAGATGTTATTTAAAATAGCGAAGGGTTACTGGGGATAGAAAGAGGATGCTTTCCAGCTCTTCAGGAACTGACAGTTGTGTGTGGGAGGCAGGCATGGAAGGGGTGATTTCTGTATGTGTGCTGAGTGCCAAGAAGGATTCGCCAAGTGTTGTGAGAACGAAGAGGCGAGGGGTGAGTAGGTGGGAAGAAGTGAACATAGAGCTGGTAGGGaagatgtgcgtgtgtgtgcgtgtgtgtgtgtgtgtgtgtgtgtgtgtgagagagagagagagagagagagagagagagagagagagagagagagcatttttTGCCATCATATATGGATGTGTACCACCTGCACACCtagtgtccatggaggtcagaggaggcactcgatcccctgcaactggagctATGGATGCTTGTGaactatgtgggttctaggaaccaaacccagatcttctggaagagcagaaaatgttcttaatcacagagacatctctccatcTTGGGGTAAGAGGTATTTGATCTGGGACTTCAGGGCTAGGGAGTTCAGCAAAGATGCCAGAGTAGAGAGTAAAGAGGGTTAGGAGGACATTGCCAGGGGCATTGGCCTGGAGGTGGGAGACCAAGGAATCTAGAGTTAGGATCGGCACGTGGGTCTAAGGCCAGTTTATGGGGTGAGGATAGGGATGCCCCTGAGGTGCCTGAGAGACTGTGATCAAAGTCCAGTTGGACTGAACTCCTGATTGTGAAGGGCCCTATGGGCCATGCTTAGGGATTGGGACTATTTATTCTACACCAGCATATATTTCCCTTCCTtgcccccctttctttctttgtatatgtgttcatggGTATGTACATGTGCTTGCAGGTACACATGTGAATATGGAGTCGGAAGTTGACATTGGgtgtcctcttctcttctttgcactccatcttgttcttttttaaagatttatttattttgttatcttatgtgtctgagtgttttgtctgcatgtgtctctGGGCAGCATGTGATACCtgaagaggacagaagaaggtCCTGTATCCTCTAGGTCTGgcgttacaggtggttgtgagcctccatgtggatgctgggaatcgaacatgggtcctctttaagagcaacaagtgcttttaactgcagaGCCAACTCTTCAGCCCCCCTCCATTTTGTTTCTTGAAAGAGTCTCTTATTGAGCCCGGAGCTCACCAGGTTagctagccagcaagctccaggaatctaCCTATGTTCACTTTCTCTGCTCTGGATTATAGATGCATGCTCCCCACTTTCTACATGAgtgttagggatcaaactcaggtcctcattcttgcaagGCAACTGTTTTGCTAACTGAGCTATCTTTTCAGCTCCTAGGTTGCCtgcccacctatccatccatccacccgtccgttcgtccgtccgtctgtctatcgtatgtgtgagtgcacacacgaGTTTCTGGGGAGATGTGCATTTGGAGGATGTGCGCCATGCTACCTatgtggagtcagaggacagctttcaggagtcacttctctccttccactgtgtaggtcctggggatcaaactcaggttgtcaggcttggtggcaggtgccatcttgctggcccttgtcTTTTTGATAATAGTCTTTATCACCCACTTGTTGAAAGTACAGTAGCTTTGTCAGTGTTCACCAGAGATGCTTAAAACACTCCGCTCCCCAGGTCCAGACTCTGGGAGTGGGGCACAGCAGAATCtccatatgtagcccaggctggccagaaaCTTCTTATGTAGACTAGGCTCGTTGGCCTTCAGCTcaagagatttgtctgcctctgcctccatcagtgctgggattagaatcATGTTATGACACCCAGCTAGAGTCCTTTGGAAACAGCAGCCCCAAAGGATGGAAGAGGAAAAGTAGTGTCTAAGAGTGCTCAGCTAATACTGGCTATTGATTGAGTGGTTATTATCAAGGAAGGAGGTATTTTCTCCAGGATTCTTGTGTAATAAAATGTCTTCAGCAGTTTGCTCAGCATGTGTTCAGAGGGTTTTACAATCCTGTCTGTTGTATCACACCTCAGCATGAGCAAAGGGTAATTTCAGTTTAGTGAAAGGAGTCTTGGATGGGAGGACTCCTGGGAGATAAGGCACATTAttttaagtggtttttttttttattatcttttattggCACATATTCATTGTACATAGTGATGGGTTTCATAAAGGCATTTTCATATAAATACATCAGGTACCCTGCCCCCTTCCCATTTCTTCTTGTAGACtagaggttctcaacctccccaatgctgtgaccctttaatacagttcatcatgCTGttctgaccccaaccataaaattatttcgttgttacttcataactgtaattttgctactcttatgaatcgtGGTGTAAATATCAGATATGCATGATATCTGATATGGGACCTCCAAAGTGGTCATGACACACAGATTGAGAACCTCTGTTCTAGATAGTTTTGCTTCTATTCAATCATatatataaatgattttttttttaaagatttatttattatgtatacaacattctgcctccatgttcacccgcatgccagaagagggcaccagatctccttacagatggttatgagccaccatgtggttgctgggaattgaactcaggacctctggaagagcagtcagtgctcttaaccactgagccatctctccagccccctatataAATGATTTTATGTCTATATACAATCTAGAATCCACAAACTAGAGAAAACATGTCCTTAATCTGTCTTATTTCACCTTTTTTGtctagtctctctctctatgtatatatatgcatatatatgtgtgtgtatatactatgcatgtgtatgtgttcacacaaacacatatatccCAGGTTAGTCCAGAAGTCAAAATTTTCCTCTATCAGTCTATCAGCTTCTAGGAATTACCCTCCTCCCCCCGAAGCATTTTGGGCTGGAAAAACTGGTTtacctgttaagagcactggctgttcttccagaggacctgggttccattctcagcacccacatggcagcccacaactttGTAACTACAGCTCCGAGGGAtccaacactttcttctggcttccaaaggcCCCAGGACcaatgtggtacatacacataaaataaaacaaggtgaTAATTTAATATTTGCAAGATGGTTTAGTGTAGACTCTTTCCAAACAGAGACTGCATTAGTTgggaaatgtcttttaaaaacagcTTCAGTGTATCTCATTAGGCCGCAGcatttgtttagagacagggtctcttctagccaggcctggaacttgctattcaGGGAAGGACGATCTTGACCCTCCAGCTTCCCCCTGGCTTgcacctcccaagttctaggatgaCAGGCTTGTGCCACCTCCCCCAGCTTATCACTGTGTGTTTTAAACGTATTAGGTAGTGTTGCTTTTGTGGCTGTTTGGGATCCTGGACACTGTTGGACTTCCCCTCTGCTGGTGCTCCGGGCTGATTTGGTCACTGCCCTTTGTTATTTAAGGGTCCCTGGACGTGGGTGTCCCATGAGAACTGGTGGCCTCTGAACATGAGGGCTTACCAGTCTTTCTCTCAGTCTTGCTCCTGCCCCAGAACTTAATCAGGACCACACTGAGCTTTTATCGTTTAAGCCTGCAGTCGGCCTGACAGGATTTAATGTTGTAAGATAAGGAGTTAGGCTCAGTAGCAAATTCTTGATGTTCAAAAATCCTCTGACTTGGGGTTTGGGAATGTGGCCAGCTGGTGGTAGTGCTTGCCTGGTATGCATGagaacaaggccacacctctaaccCTAGTGCTCAAGAAGTGGGAGTGGAAGTCTGAGCCACCACAGAGCGTACCTTTACAGgaaaaaagggagaagggaggggctAGAGAAACGGcaattaagaatatttaaaactgctctcacagagaacaagggtttgattctcagcagcctcattgggtggctcacacccacctgtaactccagcttcacgGGATTTCATGTTTGATTGTTCACACCTGCTCCCCCCccacagatgcacagacacacaaataaataataaaataaatcttaaaaacaaaggtGGCCTGTTACTGTGAGCTACATTTTCCCCATGTCTGGCGGAGGGAGGAGCTCTGTGTGTTTAACAGTCAGACTTGAAGGCGTCAGATCCCTGCTGTCCAAAAAGTCACCACTAGTCTCAGAGTGGCCCTGATCACTCGTGTCCGACTGGTCTGGTTTGAGATGTGCTGTCAGTGTGAACTAGCgccctgaaaaaataaaatgaaatcaagtaTTGAAGTTGTACCCTGATCATGTGttgaaaatgatgtttttaataTGTTGGATCAAGTAAAatgcattaaaattaatttcatttttatgttgaaaATGTGGCTCCTTGCAGATctgtgacattttgttttgtcACATGAccaagttggtttttttttaaacaagaagttTATTTAAACAACAAGACGCTTGACTTGAAGGGAAAACTATCTAGGATCATTTTGTTCAAGAGTAATTTATCCCTACTTAAAGACAGATCGCCCTACATGTAACAGCTACGTacaaaaaagttataaaattgtCCTTGGTTTTACAAtgataaatgaaaaacattaaaattctccAATCGAACAAGGTATGCAAGGATTTTGTGGTTGGGTTCTTTTGTTAAAACATTGAGAGCAAAATAACTTACTGGAATATAAAGATAAGAGCTGAATGAGCATGCCACTAATGGAGCAGGGGGATATTTTCACAGAACCAGTACTTTCCCCCAGACCACCTCCATCTGCtgtcaatcaaaacagaacaTTGGCCatttagtttaaaaaagaaaaaagaaaaaaaaaaaaaaagaaaaaagcgcAATATGCTTGTGCACATACACCAGTTACTTTatgtacaataaagaaatggggacagggaaatgaaagaatagagaaaactATACTGTAGTAGTCAGGATGTGGTGGAACCAAATTGCGGCTTTCTAATTGCGAATGTATTCTTGGTCTATAACAAAATTCTGGAGTAAAGTAGCAGGTTCCCTTTTTAGTAGACACCTCCTGTCTGCTGCTGGAACACATCAATCGTATCTTCATCCTCCATTTCCAACTGTGCAGGTGTGTCTGTTTCATTGATTGGCTGCCCATCAAACCGGAATCTGATCTGCCTCATTGACAAACCCTGTCGTTCACAATAGGCTTTCATTAGTTTACTAAGTGGTGTATGCCTCTTAATTTTAAACTGCACCACAGAGCCATCCTGACCCGCCACCTTCAAATTAATATGGTCGTTGTTCTCAGTCTTGACTCCTTCCTTGGGTTTCTCGTCGGCCATGGCGAACGCCGGAGTCTCCTCAGCTGCCGCTTCACAAAAGAGGCACCAGGTCCGCACTGAAGGAGCACACAGGCAGCACCCCAAGTTGGTTTCTTAAGTCCGTTTGGAGAACCAATTAAAAAGTCAGCAGTGGGAcagagagagatggttcagctgctgtgcgcactcactgctcttgcagagtctCTGAGCTGGGTTTCCCTGCCCAGGATGGGTGGCTGTCCACTGTCATTCTAGTTCAGGAGATCCTGCTTCTTGCTTCTGTGTGTACCTGCCCTCACACACCCATtcttatacagacatacatgtat of the Chionomys nivalis chromosome 8, mChiNiv1.1, whole genome shotgun sequence genome contains:
- the LOC130879175 gene encoding small ubiquitin-related modifier 2 — its product is MADEKPKEGVKTENNDHINLKVAGQDGSVVQFKIKRHTPLSKLMKAYCERQGLSMRQIRFRFDGQPINETDTPAQLEMEDEDTIDVFQQQTGGVY